A window of Solanum stenotomum isolate F172 chromosome 3, ASM1918654v1, whole genome shotgun sequence contains these coding sequences:
- the LOC125857820 gene encoding ATP sulfurylase 1, chloroplastic isoform X2, which produces MAATSSLSLKTPTKIQSLTKTHYAIPLNLPFSCRSKSKRTGSIGSRTRIRCGLLIEPDGGKLVELFVEESQRELKREDALKLPKIKLTKIDLEWVHVLSEGWASPLKGFMREDEFLQTLHFNSIRLEDGSVVNMSVPIVLAIDDSQKNLIGGSSSVALVDDENNPIAILSDIEIYKHNKEERIARTWGTTAPGLPYVDEAITHSGNWLIGGDLKVIDPVKYNDGLDRFRLSPAELRDEFTRRNADAVFAFQLRNPVHNGHALLMTDTRRRLLEMGYKNPVLLLHPLGGYTKADDVPLHWRMKQHEKVLEDGVLDPETTVVSIFPSPMHYAGPTEVQWHAKARINAGANFYIVGRDPAGMSHPLEKRDLYDADHGKKVLSMAPGLERLNILPFRVAAYDKTKNGMAFFDPSRPQDFIFISGTKMRTLAKTKESPPDGFMCPGGWKVLVEYYDSLDQADNGGVSEPVPA; this is translated from the exons ATGGCGGCCACAAGCTCTCTATCCCTCAAAACTCCAacaaaaattcaatctttaacCAAAACCCATTACGCCATACCTCTCAATCTTCCTTTTTCATGCCGTTCCAAATCCAAAAGAACCGGATCAATCGGGTCCCGGACCCGAATCCGTTGCGGGTTGTTGATAGAACCTGATGGAGGCAAACTGGTAGAGCTTTTCGTTGAGGAATCACAAAGAGAATTGAAGAGAGAAGATGCTTTGAAATTGCCCAAAATCAAGCTTACGAAGATTGATCTTGAATGGGTTCATGTGTTAAGTGAAGGATGGGCTAGTCCATTGAAAGGGTTTATGAGAGAAGATGAGTTCCTCCAAACTCTTCATTTTAACTCGATTCGTCTTGAAGATGGGTCTGTTGTTAACATGTCGGTTCCGATTGTGCTCGCCATTGATGATTCTCAGAAGAATCTAATTGGTGGGTCGAGCAGTGTTGCCCTTGTTGATGACGAAAACAATCCCATTGCCATTCTAAGCGA TATCGAGATCTACAAGCATAACAAGGAAGAACGGATAGCAAGAACTTGGGGCACCACGGCCCCAGGTCTTCCTTATGTGGATGAAGCTATAACTCATTCTGGAAACTGGCTAATTGGTGGCGATTTGAAAGTTATAGATCCAGTCAAGTACAATGATGGTCTTGACAGGTTCCGGCTTTCACCTGCCGAACTTCGTGATGAATTTACAAGGCGTAATGCAGATGCTGTTTTTGCCTTCCAACTGAGAAATCCTGTGCATAATGGCCATGCACTATTGATGACTGACACACGTCGGCGACTTCTCGAGATGGGATACAAGAATCCTGTCCTTTTGCTTCATCCTCTAGGAGGTTACACAAAAGCAGATGATGTTCCACTTCATTGGAGAATGAAGCAACATGAGAAG GTACTTGAAGATGGGGTGCTTGATCCAGAGACAACTGTGGTTTCTATATTCCCATCTCCCATGCACTATGCTGGTCCAACCGAGGTGCAATGGCATGCAAAGGCTCGCATCAATGCAGGCGCTAACTTTTATATTGTGGGACGAGACCCAGCTGGAATGAGTCATCCTCTGGAGAAGAGAGATCTGTATGATGCAGATCATGGCAAGAAAGTCCTCAGTATGGCTCCGGGACTAGAACGGCTGAATATCTTACCTTTCAGG GTGGCTGCATATGACAAGACTAAGAATGGAATGGCTTTCTTTGACCCCTCTAGACCTCAAGATTTTATCTTCATTTCAGGCACCAAG
- the LOC125857820 gene encoding ATP sulfurylase 1, chloroplastic isoform X1, whose protein sequence is MAATSSLSLKTPTKIQSLTKTHYAIPLNLPFSCRSKSKRTGSIGSRTRIRCGLLIEPDGGKLVELFVEESQRELKREDALKLPKIKLTKIDLEWVHVLSEGWASPLKGFMREDEFLQTLHFNSIRLEDGSVVNMSVPIVLAIDDSQKNLIGGSSSVALVDDENNPIAILSDIEIYKHNKEERIARTWGTTAPGLPYVDEAITHSGNWLIGGDLKVIDPVKYNDGLDRFRLSPAELRDEFTRRNADAVFAFQLRNPVHNGHALLMTDTRRRLLEMGYKNPVLLLHPLGGYTKADDVPLHWRMKQHEKVLEDGVLDPETTVVSIFPSPMHYAGPTEVQWHAKARINAGANFYIVGRDPAGMSHPLEKRDLYDADHGKKVLSMAPGLERLNILPFRVAAYDKTKNGMAFFDPSRPQDFIFISGTKMRTLAKNNENPPDGFMCPGGWKVLVEYYDSLAAAENGRVAEPVPS, encoded by the exons ATGGCGGCCACAAGCTCTCTATCCCTCAAAACTCCAacaaaaattcaatctttaacCAAAACCCATTACGCCATACCTCTCAATCTTCCTTTTTCATGCCGTTCCAAATCCAAAAGAACCGGATCAATCGGGTCCCGGACCCGAATCCGTTGCGGGTTGTTGATAGAACCTGATGGAGGCAAACTGGTAGAGCTTTTCGTTGAGGAATCACAAAGAGAATTGAAGAGAGAAGATGCTTTGAAATTGCCCAAAATCAAGCTTACGAAGATTGATCTTGAATGGGTTCATGTGTTAAGTGAAGGATGGGCTAGTCCATTGAAAGGGTTTATGAGAGAAGATGAGTTCCTCCAAACTCTTCATTTTAACTCGATTCGTCTTGAAGATGGGTCTGTTGTTAACATGTCGGTTCCGATTGTGCTCGCCATTGATGATTCTCAGAAGAATCTAATTGGTGGGTCGAGCAGTGTTGCCCTTGTTGATGACGAAAACAATCCCATTGCCATTCTAAGCGA TATCGAGATCTACAAGCATAACAAGGAAGAACGGATAGCAAGAACTTGGGGCACCACGGCCCCAGGTCTTCCTTATGTGGATGAAGCTATAACTCATTCTGGAAACTGGCTAATTGGTGGCGATTTGAAAGTTATAGATCCAGTCAAGTACAATGATGGTCTTGACAGGTTCCGGCTTTCACCTGCCGAACTTCGTGATGAATTTACAAGGCGTAATGCAGATGCTGTTTTTGCCTTCCAACTGAGAAATCCTGTGCATAATGGCCATGCACTATTGATGACTGACACACGTCGGCGACTTCTCGAGATGGGATACAAGAATCCTGTCCTTTTGCTTCATCCTCTAGGAGGTTACACAAAAGCAGATGATGTTCCACTTCATTGGAGAATGAAGCAACATGAGAAG GTACTTGAAGATGGGGTGCTTGATCCAGAGACAACTGTGGTTTCTATATTCCCATCTCCCATGCACTATGCTGGTCCAACCGAGGTGCAATGGCATGCAAAGGCTCGCATCAATGCAGGCGCTAACTTTTATATTGTGGGACGAGACCCAGCTGGAATGAGTCATCCTCTGGAGAAGAGAGATCTGTATGATGCAGATCATGGCAAGAAAGTCCTCAGTATGGCTCCGGGACTAGAACGGCTGAATATCTTACCTTTCAGG GTGGCTGCATATGACAAGACTAAGAATGGAATGGCTTTCTTTGACCCCTCTAGACCTCAAGATTTTATCTTCATTTCAGGCACCAAG ATGCGAACGCTTGCAAAGAACAACGAAAACCCTCCGGATGGATTTATGTGCCCAGGTGGTTGGAAGGTTTTGGTGGAATACTATGATAGTTTGGCTGCAGCTGAAAATGGCAGAGTTGCTGAACCTGTGCCTTCTTGA
- the LOC125860285 gene encoding transmembrane emp24 domain-containing protein p24beta3-like yields MEIGDGVKCSKVLALVAILLFSFVGDLSALSVTVNDVECVQEYVLYEGDTISGNFVVVDHDIFWSSDHPGIDFTVTSPSGNVVHTMKGTAGDKFEFKAPRSGMFNFCFHNPHSSPETVSFYIHIGHISNEHDLAKDEHLDPVNVKIAELREALESITAEQHYLKARDSRHRRTNQSTRDRVIFYTVAEYLLLILASGLQAMYIRSLFSKSIGYNRI; encoded by the exons ATGGAAATCGGAGACGGAGTGAAGTGCTCCAAGGTATTAGCTTTGGTAGCTATTTTATTATTCAGCTTCGTCGGCGACCTATCGGCGTTATCGGTGACGGTAAACGACGTAGAGTGTGTTCAGGAATACGTGTTGTATGAAGGCGATACAATTTCGGGGAATTTCGTTGTTGTAGATCATGATATCTTCTGGAGTTCGGATCATCCCGGCATTGATTTCACt GTGACATCGCCTTCAGGAAATGTCGTGCACACAATGAAGGGAACAGCTGGTGATAAGTTTGAGTTCAAGGCCCCAAGGAGTGGGATGTTCAATTTCTGTTTTCATAATCCACATTCATCGCCAGAAACAGTCTCGTTCTACATACATATTGGACACATTTCCAATGAACATGACCTTGCCAAAGATG AACATTTGGACCCCGTCAATGTCAAAATTGCTGAACTAAGAGAGGCATTGGAGTCAATTACAGCAGAGCAGCATTACTTGAAAGCACGTGATTCTCGTCATCGTCGTA CTAACCAGAGCACAAGGGACCGTGTTATATTTTACACCGTCGCAGAGTATCTTCTGCTTATATTAGCAAGTGGACTACAAGCGATGTACATTCGAAGCTTATTCAGTAAGTCCATCGGTTATAATCGTATCTGA
- the LOC125858617 gene encoding cyprosin-like, whose amino-acid sequence MKIKVLFAALLIWNLCTSSFGFNNASANNTIRIGLKRRTLDIHSIKAARIYAKHHHKDLNMNLGALRDEIVYVKNYMDVQYFAEIGIGSPPQHFAVVFDTASSNLWVPSSKCIFSIACYLHSKYRSRLSTTYTKIGNPSKIPFGTRSVRGLFSQDNVKVGSSVINQQVFTEVTREGFFTFLSARYDGVLGLGFQDVAAERVTPVWYNMLLQRIVTQPIFSLWLNRNPKSRLGGEILFGGVDSTHFRGQHTYVPVAQNGYWEIEIGDVVIGNNSTGLCKGGCPAIVDTGTSFLAGPTTILTQINHAIGAEGFVSKECKTVFSNYGNMIWENLVSGLQPERICHRIGICTRNGTFDVSHVEEKMVARSSKLEKLPNDESGLCSFCEMTVFWMQVELRKETTKEKAFEYVNQLCEKLPDPRGKSYINCDVFSLPHITITIGNKPFPLSPDQYVIRVEDNHDTRCLSGFTALDVHPRRPLWVLGDVFLRAYHTVFDFGNLQLGFAESA is encoded by the exons ATGAAGATCAAAGTTTTATTTGCAGCATTACTGATATGGAATTTATGTACCTCTTCCTTTGGCTTCAATAATGCATCTGCTAATAATACGATACGAATCGGATTAAAGAGGAGAACTTTGGATATTCATAGCATAAAGGCTGCAAGAATTTATGCTAAACATCATCATAAAGATTTAAACATGAATCTTGGAGCTCTTAGAGATGAGATAGTTTATGTGAAGAACTATATGGACGTCCAGTATTTCGCGGAGATTGGTATCGGTTCACCTCCTCAGCATTTTGCTGTTGTTTTTGATACTGCTAGTTCAAATCTTTGGGTCCCGTCCTCGAAATGCATTTTCTCT ATCGCTTGTTATCTTCATTCCAAGTACAGATCAAGACTATCGACTACATATACAAAAATTG GAAATCCTAGCAAAATCCCTTTTGGAACTAGATCAGTGCGCGGATTGTTCAGCCAAGACAACGTTAAAGTTGGGAGTTCTGTCATAAATCAGCAG GTTTTCACTGAGGTAACTCGGGAGGGATTTTTCACATTCTTGAGTGCACGATATGATGGGGTACTAGGACTAGGATTTCAGGATGTTGCTGCAGAACGAGTAACGCCAGTATG GTATAATATGTTGCTTCAACGTATTGTTACTCAGCCAATCTTCTCGCTCTGGCTGAATCGAAATCCTAAATCTAGGCTCGGGGGTGAAATTCTCTTCGGAGGGGTGGATAGTACTCACTTCAGGGGTCAGCATACTTATGTCCCAGTTGCTCAAAATGGTTACTGGGAG ATTGAAATAGGGGATGTTGTTATCGGAAACAATTCAACAG GTCTTTGCAAAGGTGGCTGTCCAGCGATTGTGGATACTGGAACGTCTTTTCTTGCTGGTCCGACT ACTATTTTGACTCAAATCAATCATGCTATTGGAGCAGAAGGATTTGTTAGTAAGGAATGTAAAACTGTTTTCTCGAATTATGGGAATATGATTTGGGAAAACTTAGTATCAGGC TTACAACCTGAAAGAATTTGCCACAGAATTGGTATTTGTACACGTAACGGCACGTTTGATGTAAG CCACGTCGAGGAGAAAATGGTAGCTAGAAGTTCAAAATTGGAGAAGCTACCGAATGATGAGAGTGGTTTATGTTCTTTCTGTGAGATGACAGTTTTCTGGATGCAAGTAGAGCTTAGAAAAGAGACAACAAAGGAAAAAGCATTTGAATATGTTAATCAG CTGTGTGAGAAGCTTCCGGATCCTCGAGGAAAATCGTATATCAACTGTGACGTGTTTTCGCTGCCACATATCACAATTACCATTGGGAATAAACCTTTCCCCCTTTCTCCAGATCAA TATGTTATCAGAGTCGAAGACAATCATGATACTCGCTGTCTTAGTGGATTTACAGCTTTGGATGTGCATCCACGACGTCCCCTCtg GGTTCTTGGAGATGTATTCTTGAGAGCATACCACACTGTTTTTGACTTTGGTAATCTACAACTTGGATTTGCAGAAAGTGCTTAG
- the LOC125857540 gene encoding classical arabinogalactan protein 9-like: MLRVSAKYYTKSSIFLVQNLNISLGLTRKMSKENLPSDFPTTTTPPPNISTPTDAPPAVGDSPFVPDFDAIPPIRPGENPPPPSPSPTAPRTDSPEFSQPPNTSPSGHEAPQPPTSPPGQPEAFPPRASDATPTKQPPDAGEQIRTSNVRSE; encoded by the exons atgctaaGAGTTTCAGccaaatattatacaaaatcttcAATATTTCttgttcaaaatttgaatatttcaCTTGGACTTACTAGAAAAATGAGCAAGGAAAATCTTCCATCTGATTTTCCTACTACTACCACACCACCACCAAATATCAGCACACCCACCGATGCACCGCCGGCTGTGGGGGATTCACCTTTCGTGCCAGATTTCGATGCCATTCCACCGATAAGACCAG GTGAAAACCCTCCACCACCATCACCGTCACCAACCGCACCGCGGACCGATAGTCCTGAATTTTCCCAACCACCGAACACTTCTCCATCGGGTCACGAAGCACCACAACCACCTACATCACCACCTGGACAGCCGGAGGCGTTCCCACCACGCGCTTCGGACGCTACGCCTACTAAACAACCTCCGGATGCTGGAGAGCAAATTAGAACATCTAATGTTAGATCTGAGTAG